CGGGCGGGGTGGTCTGCACGGTTGGAGCGGTCGGCGTCCCCCTCGCGGACGGTCAACGTCGCGTAAAACAGGAGGGAGTCGCCGGGCTCCAGCGCGGAGATCGGTCGGGCCTTGACGCCGTGGGGATCGCCGTAGGTGTACGCCTCGCGACCGAGCGCGTCAGCGAACTCCGGATCGAGGTGGACCGGGCGGTCGACCGCGTCGTCGGGGACGTACGCGGCGAGGTCGAGGTCGGCGTAGGTGGGGACCGGCTCGGCGGTCGGCTCGCGCTCGGGGATCGGGACGTAGACGAACGAGCCGTCCGGGTACACCGGCCCGCGGCGACCCGGGAGGTTCGTGTTGGCGGCGACGTTGATGGCGACCGCGCGGGGCATGCGATCGCGTTGCGGCGGCCACGGCTTAGCGTCGGCGACCGCGGCGCGTGTCGGCCGCCGTTCGCCTCGCACGACCGTCAGCCGTGGTTCGCTTCGCTATCGCTCAGCGAACCACACCCCGAACTTCTCCAACGCCCGCCCGCGGTGGGAGATCGCGTTCTTCTCTGCGGCGTCCATCTCGGCGAACGTCGACCCGTCGTACTCGAATATCGGGTCGTAGCCGAAGCCGCCGTCGCCGCGCGCCTCGACGATCTCGCCGCGGACGACGCCCTCGAACAGCTTGACTGGGAGGGGCTCGGTCTCCGCGTCGTCGCGCTCGGCCCCCGTCGCGGCCGCGGCGACGCGGTCGTCGCGGTCGATCGGATCCGGGGAGGCGTCGAACGGCTCGCCGTCGCAGTACGCGAGCACGCAGCGGAACGAGGCGCGGCGGTCGTCGAGTTCGGCGTCGACGAGCCGACGGACGGCCTCGACGCCGATCGTGTCCTCGACGTACGCGGAGTACGGGCCGGGGAAGCCGTCGAACCCGCGGACGAACAGGCCGGCGTCGTCGACGAGCACCGGCTCGCCGGCGTGGCGGTACGCCTCGCGGGCGCCGCGGGCGGCGATCGGCGCGAGATCGTCGGCCTGGATCTCCGTGTAGTCGAAGTCGAGCTGGGAGACCTCGTCGCCGAGGTACTCGCGGGCCTCGCGGACCTTCCCGGGGTTCGTCGTGACGTAGCGGAGCATACCCGCGCTCGGGGCGGCCCCGGCAAAGCGGCGTCGATGTGGCGGGCCTCGGCAACGCGGCGACACCCCGGCCGTCACAGGTCACGGCAGGGACGGCCACCCCCGGGAGCCTTTTGACGCGGCGGAGCCGACGAGTGGACGATGAGTCACGATCGCCCCGGCGACGGCCGTGACGACGAGGACCGCGCCCGGGGGCGGGGTCGACCGCTCGGAACCCGTCGCGCGGACCGCGAGGCGGAGGTCGGCGAGCCCGTGGTCCGGGGCGACCCCGCGGTCACGGGCGAGCGCGCCGAGCGCGCGGCCCGGTTCGACCCCGACGACGACGAGAGCCTCGCCGAGGCCGCCGAGACCGTCCGCCGGTTCGCCAGCGAGGCCGTCGCCGGCGACGACAACGTCGTCATGCTCCGGGGAGCAGCCGCCTGTGCGGCGCTCGTGCGCGGCCACGGCTCGTACAAGGCCGCCGCCGAGGCCGCCGGCGACGGCGTCCAGGTGTCGTTCATCCGCAAGTGGGCCCGCGTGCACGACCTTCCCGAATCGGTCCGCCGGCACGTCGCCCGCGGCCACATCGCGCCGACGGCCGCGAAACACATCGCGCGCGTCGCCGGCGACGCGCGCTTCGACCTCGCGTGGGCGGTCCTCGACGGCGGCCTCACCGTCCGCGAGGTGCGGCGCGCGGCCAGCGCGATCAACGACGGCACCGCCCCCGAGGCGGCGCTCCGGGCCGAAGGTGTCGCACCCGGAACCCTCAGCGTCGACCTGCCGCTCGACGTCTACCGCCGGCTGCGTGACCGCGCGTCGCTGGAGAACCGCGAGCCCGGCGACGTGATCGCCGACTCGCTCGACGCCGCCCGGAAGGACTGACCGGCCGAGGCCGGTCGATTCCGTCGCGGTCGCGTCGTCGTCTTCGCCGTCGCCGTCACCTACGACGGCTCAGTCGCCCGCGAGGAACCCCGCGGCGGCGTCACGGATCACCCCCCGAGCCGTCTCCACCTCCGCCCAGCGGACCGTCTCGTCCGGGAAGTGCGCCCGCTCGACGCTCCCGGGCCCGAACACGACCGTCGGGACCCCCGCGGCGACGTAGTGGCGGTTGTCCGCGCCGTACGTCGCGCCAACGGGTGCGGTGTCGGACAGCCCCGCGTCGGTCATCGCCGCCCGCAACGACCGGACCACGGGTTCGTCGGCGTCGATCTCGGCCGGTTCGAACATGATCGAGAACCGGTCGAACTCGGGCGGGTGCTCGCGCAGCCAGTCGTCCTCCGCCACGATCCGTGCGAGCCGTTCCTCGAACTCCGCCTCCACCTCGTCGACCGTCTCGCCGGGGGCGACGCCGATCCGCCACTCGGCGGTCAGCGTTCCCGGCACGGTCGAGGCCCACGACCCCGCCTCGACGCGGCCGCAGACGACGGGCCACGGCACGTCGTACTCCCCGTACAGCGGATGGGTGACGCGCTCGCACCGCTCGGCCTCCAGGTCGGTGAACGCCCGCCTGATCTCCTCGAACAGGGGGAGCGTGTCGACGCCGTTCCACCGCGTCGCGGCGTGGGCGCTCCGGCCCGCGATCTCCAGACGCTTCATCACGGTTCCCTCCGTCGCCGTGACGGCGCGGAGCTCGGTCGGCTCCGCGACGAGGGCGGCGTCGCGGTCGAAGGGGTACGGCGAGTCGAGCGCCGCCGCGGCCGCGCCGATGCCGCCCTCCTCCTCGCCGGCGACCGCCTCGACGACGACCCGGCCGTCGATGCTCAGATCGCCCGACTCGACCGCCTCCCGGAGGTCGAGCGCGGCGTGGACGCAGGCGGCGACGGCGGCCTTCATGTCGACGGCGCCCCGGCAGGTGAGCGTCTCCGCGCCGTCGTCGGCCTCGCCCCACACGGGATCGAAGGGGTCGCTCGTCCAGAGGTCGTCGTCCGCGGGTACCACGTCGAGGTGGCCGTTGAGGACGACCGTTCGGCCGGCGGCGGGGTCGCCGAACGGGAGGACGCCCGCGACGCTCGGACGCCCGGCCGCGTCGATGTCGGCCGGGTCATTCGGGAACGACGAGTGCTCGGCGAGTCGTTCGGGGTCGGCTTCCCACGTGTAGGTCTCGAAGCCGGCGTCGGCGAGGCGGTCGCGGAGCCACTGGGCGGCGGCCGCCTCGTCGCCGTCGGTGGTCTCGAACGAGCACAGCCGGGTCGCGAGGTCCCGCAGATCGGGGACGGTCATGGGTGTCGGTCGGCGGCCGTCGATAAGGTCGTGTGGGTGGCGGCCGGGCCGTCGCCGTCGTTCGTAAACGCTTATGCGCGCACGACGGTATGGTCGGGTGAGGGCTGGTAGCTCAGTTAGGGAGAGCGTCCGGCTTTTAACCCGTTCGGACGGCGCGTGCGTGCGGGGAAGTCACCGGACGGTCGGGGGTTCGAATCCCTCCCAGCCCGCTATTCCTGCGAGCGTCAGCGAGCAGTGAATAGCGCCGGCTGGAGGGATTCGAAGTAGACGGCGGCGAGCGGAGCGAGCCGACGGCGTGGTTCGAATCCCTCCCAGCCCGTTTCTGTGTGCCGCACGCGACGAGCGAAGCGAGGAGCCGCGGTGACGCTCGGGGTCCTATCCCTCGCCGTGGTACGTGCCGTCGTAGTGGCCCTCGTGGTCGGCGGCCGCGAGAACGAACTGCGCCACGCGGGCGCCGGGTTCGATCTCGATCCGGTGGCCCACCTGAAGCAGCCCCTCGCCGCGGCCCTCGTAGCCGGCGTCCCACACCGCGGTGTTCAGCATACAGGAGTTGCGCAGCAGCGTCGACCGCGGGTAGACGAAGCCGACGTGGTCGTCGGGGATCCGCAGGCGCTCGCCGTACTGCAGCACGTACGCGCCGGGGTCGAGGCGGTACAGGCCGTCCTCCGGCTCGATCTCGGCCCGGTCACCGACGCGCTTCCCGTCGCGGGTGATCCGGCCCGCTTCGGCCTGTTCGTACAGGGCGTCGACGGTCAGATCGACGCCGTTCGGCTGGATCTGGTCGTCGTCGACGGGATCGATGTGGTTCGCGACGGCGGCACCCGATTCGAACATACCCGAGGGAGAGACAGGCCGACCGAAAAGCCCGCCGGTCGACAAGCGACCCCGACCACGCGGATGCGACCGTTCAGGAACGCCGGCGACGAGGGATCATTCGACCAGAATGGGAGGCAATACTCGCGTCGACTGTGCAAAAATTACCGGACGGAGCGGCGGTCTATCACGAACGTCGGGGTGGAAACTCGCCGGATTTATATCCGCCGAGCGAGGATACGCGGACGATATGGGACAGACGATTACGGAGCAGATTCTCGACGATCACCTCGTCGAGGGAGAGCTGACACCCGGCGAGGAGATCGGGATCGAGATCGACCAGGTCCTCACGCAGGACACCACGGGGACGATGGTGTGGCTGCAGTTCGAGGCGCTGGACCTCGACGAGGTTCAGACGGAACTGGCCGCGCAGTACTGCGACCACCAGACGTACCAGTTCGACTTCAAGAACACCGACGACCACCGCTTCCTCCGCTCTGCGGCGGGCACCTTCGGCGCGTACTTCTCCCGCCCCGGTAACGGCATCTGCCACCAGGTCCACAAGGAGAACTTCGCCGCGCCCGGCAAGACGCTGCTGGGCTCGGACTCGCACACGCCGACCCCCGGCGGCCTCGGCCAGCTGGCGATCGGCGCGGGCGGCCTCGACATCGCGGTCGCGATGGGCGGCGGGCCCTACTACGTCGAGATGCCGGAGGTCGTGAACGTCCAGCTGACCGGCGAACTCCCCGACTGGGCCACCGCGAAGGACGTCGCGCTCCACCTGCTGGGCGAGCTGACCGTCAAGGGCGGCGTCGGCAAGGTGCTGGAGTACACCGGCCCGGGCGTCGAGGAGCTCACCATCCCCGAGCGGACGACCATCACGAACCTCGGCACCGAGCTGGGCGCCACGTCCTCGATCTTCGGCACCGACGAGAAGACGAAGGACTGGCTGGCGCGCCAGGACCGCGAGGAGGAGTACGTCGACCTCTCGCCCGACGAGGACGCCGAGTACGCCGAGACCATCGAGGTCGACCTCTCGTCGCTGGAGCCGCTCATCGCCAAGCCGTCGATGCCCGACAACGTCGTGCCCGTCCGCGAGGTCGCGGGCGAGGACGTCGAGCAGGTCATCATCGGCTCCTGTACGAACGGCGCCTACGAGGACATCCTCCCCGGCGCGAAGATGCTGGAGGGCCGCGAGGTCGCCAAGAAGACCGAGATGATCGTCGCGCCCGGCTCGAAGCAGGCCTCCGAGATGCTCGCCCGCGAGGGCTGGACGGCCGAGATGATGGCCGCCGGCGTCAACTTCTCCGAGGCGACCTGTGGCGCCTGTATCGGCATCGGCCACGTGCCCGCCTCCGACTCCGTGTCGCTGCGCACCTTCAACCGCAACTTCGAGGGCCGCTCGGGCATCGAGGACGACTCGGTGTACCTGTGCTCGCCCGAGGTCGCGACCGCCGCGGCCATCACCGGCGAGATCGTCGACCCGCGTGACCTCGCCGACGAGCTCGGCGACCTCGAGGCGCCCGGCCTCGAGATGGGCACGAAGTACGGCCCCGGCATGGGCGAGTCCGACCCGGACATCATCAGCCCCGACGAGGCCGTCGACGACGACCTCATCAAGGGCCCGAACATCGGCGACGTGCCCCTGAAGGACGAGCTCGCCTCCGACATCGAGGGCGAGGCGCTCCTGAAGATGGAGGACAACATCACGACCGACCACATCATCCCGGCGACGGCGGACATCCTCAAGTTCCGCTCGAACATCGAGAAGCTCTCGGAGTTCACGCTCTCGCGTGTGGACGACACGTTCGCCCAGCGCGCGCTGGACGCCGACGGCGGCTTCCTCGTGGCCGGCGAGAACTACGGCCAGGGCTCCTCGCGTGAGCACGCGGCCCTGTGCCCGATGTTCCTCGGCGTGGAGGGCGTGCTCGCACAGAGCTTCGCCCGCATCCACAAGGCGAACCTGTTCAACTTCGGTCTCGTGCCCCTCACGATCGACGAGGAGACGTACGAGAACATCGACCAGGGCGACGACGTCGAGATCGTCGACGACGTGGGCGAGGGCGTCCGCAACGGCGCCACCGAGTTCACGGTCCGCGTGAACGACGACTGGGAGGCCACGGCGCACCTCGACGCCTCCGAGCGCGAGCGCAAGATCCTCGCGGCCGGCGGGAAGCTCTCGTGGACGAAGCAGCAGCACGAGTCCGGCAGCGGCGCGGCGCCCGCCGACGACTGAAGCGAGGTCGAGCGGAGCGAGGCCTCGTAGAACGGCGGTGAGGTCCGAACGGCCGAACCGCCAACGAACAGGGCGAGGTCGAGCGGAGCGAGACCTCGTAGAACGGCGGTGAGGTCCGAACGGCCGAACCGCCAACGAACAGGGCGAGGTCGAGCGGAGCGAGACCTCGTAGAACGGCGGTGAGGTCCCGTGCCGCTCCGCCCACGAAACCGACCGTTCGTTCGGCCAACGCGACCGACGACGCCGAGAACCGTCGCGCTCTCGGCCGCTCACAGCGAGACGTCGGCCGATTCGACCGGCCGTGCGGCCCGCCTCGACGCCTCGTTCCGAACCGCCCGCTCGTAGGAGCCGACGAGCGCGAGCGACCACACCACCGACAGCGCCGCCCACAGCGGACTCAATCCTGACATCGTGGGGTTGAACACGGAACTGACGGCGAGCATCGTGGCGAGCAGGGCGGCGGCGTACACCGACGGGCGACCGCGCGTCCCGAACGCGCCGAGCACCGCGAGCGCGACGAGGCTCAGCCCGTAGTAGCTCATCGTCGCGTAGTGGCCGAGCGCCCGGTGTTCGTCGGTCAGGACGGCCCGGAGCGTCAGTTGTCCGGAGACGTACAGGAGCACGGGAACGACGGCGAGGAGTGCGATCCCGAGCACGACGGGCTTGGCGGCGTCGCCGTCGAGTCCGCCCAGCGGGATCAGTTCGGCGCGCGCCGGGTGGAGCGCGGCCGCGAGGTACACCGGCGCGAAGAACAGGAGCACCGAGGGGTCGAACGCGCCCTCGATCGCCGCGAGCGCGAGCGCGAGCCCGAAGTCGATGCTCGTGAGCAGGAGCGCGATCCGCATGGCGGCGACGCGCTTGGCGGGCCGGTACAACTGCACCAGCATCGCGGCACCCCAGATCCACACCCACGTCGCCAAGGCGATGTCGTGGACGAAGTGGATCGTGTCCGCGAGCACCGGGTCGACCCACGCGAGGAACACCCCGCGCAGGACGAAGTCGAACGCGAGCAGCCAGAGGAACACGAACGCGAGCACCGAGAGGGAGAACACGGCGGTGCGAGCGAGGGCGAACACGCTCCGCTCGCGGAGCGACTGTACCGTCGATGCGGCCGCCGACTGTGTTGCCATTGCGGGAGAACGGACGCGACGTGTCTATATCATGATGCGTACTGGAATCCGTTCACGGAGTGAAACGGTCGTACCTCGGACAGGTGTTCGGTTCCTCCGGGGTATTCGCCGTCGGCGCGACCCGATCAGTGTGGCTCCGCGATGCCCTGCACCCACACGATGCCGATGTGGATGGCGACGAGCGTCGTCACCACGAACGGGAGCAGGAACACGTGGACGATGTACATCCGCTGGAGGGTGGCCTGACTGGGCGAGAAGCCCCCGAACAGGAGTTGCGTGACCCACTCGCCGACGAGCGGGATGGAGAGGAACAACTCGACGCCGATCTGACCGGCCCAGAACGCCAGTTGGTCCCACGGGAGCAGGTAGCCCGTGTAGCCGAACAGCATCGTCAACGAGATGAGTACGACGCCGAGCAGCCAATTGAGTTCGCGCGGTTCCTTGTAGGCGCCGGTGAAGTAGACGCGCAGCATGTGCAGGAACACCGCGGCGGTCATCACCTGCGCGGACCACCGGTGGATGGAGCGCAACATGAAGCCGAACTGGAGGTCCTGCATGACGAACGCGATCTGCTCGTACGCGATCGACGCCTCGCCGGGGGCGGCCGATCCGACCGCCGGCACGTAGTAGAATCCGAGTAACGCGCCCGAGACGGCCGCGACGACGTACGAGAGGAGGCTGAAGAAGCCCAGCGAGTACAGCGGATACCAGTACCAGAACTTGTTGTCGAGATCGTACTGCTCCGTGTGGGACTTGGGGAACTGGAGGTTCGACCGGTAGTACAGCGACTCCAGCAGTTCGAGGTAGTCGACGACGCGGAGCCGCCGGTCCACCCATATCAGGATCCGCAGGTAGCCGGACTCGAGCGGCGTGAGGTCCTGTCCCGCGAGCCAGCCCTCGTGGTCGTGATCGCCCTTCCGTTCGAGGCTCATGGCCGATACCGTGCCGGATCGGTCCCGGTGTCCGAGTGCATCGTATCCCTCGTGATCTCCGGGGTCCGAACGGCCATAATGATTCTCAGTGACATGTTTTCAGTCGGGGACGGGATTTCACTCCCTGAAAGGCGGCTCCGTCGCTCGAACCGCCCGCTGTTCCCCGGAAGAACGGCCGTATCGGACGTTCACGGAGACGTAACTATATGCTGTCTCGCGTGAAACACTCACGACTGTATCGGGCCTAGTCGACCGGTCCCTCGGCGAGGGATCGGCCGTGGACGGTCCGGGGAGGCGCGACGTGACACCCGCCACACCGCTCGACGACGTGGAGTTCCTCGCCAGATCCAGCCACCGCGTCGAGGTGCTGCGGACGCTCGCGTCGGGCGCGCGGAGCCGGGCCGACCTCCACGACACGACCGGCATCTCCCAGCCGACGCTGGGGCGCATCCTCGGGGCTTTCGAGGACCGCAACTGGGTGGAGCGTCCGAACGGGGAGTACGCGCTCACGCCGTGCGGCGAGTTGATCCGCGCGGAGTTCGACGGACTGCTCGACACGGTCGACACCGTGCAGCGACTCGGCGACGTGGTCGAGTCGTTGCCGTTCGCGGACCTGGACATCGACGTCGGGGAGTTCGGGGACGCGACCGTGACGAGGCCGGAGAACGGGAACGCGTTCCTGCACCTCCGCCGGATCGAGGAACTGTACTACGGGGCCGACCGCGCCCGGATCCTGAGTCCGACGGTCGCGCCAGGGTCGATCGAGGAGCACCGGAGCCGGATGGCGGAGTTCCTCCACAGCGACAGACACAACGAGGCCATCGTCTCCCCGGAGGCGATGAGTCAGGAACTGACGAACGGGAGCCTGAGTTGGGAGCCGACGGGCGGGCCGTCCGAGGGTCCGCCGCCGGACGAGGAGACCGCCGAGTTGATCCGCGAGGCGCTCGAGACGGGGCGCGTGGGTTCGTACCTGTACGAGGGGGAGATCCCGTTCATGCTGGGGGTGGCCGACGACGTGACCATGATCGCCCCGACGGACGAGCGGGGCGTCCCGACGGCGGTCGTCGAGACGACCAACGCAACGGCCCGCTCGTGGGCGGAAGACCTGCTCGACGACTACCGGGACCGATCGGTGAAGCTGACGGCCGAGACGTTCCTGTAGCTCCGTCGGCGCGTTCGCCATCGGGCTTATCCCTCACAACTTCGTTATGCGAGGCGTGACTACCTCGCGCGGATCCGCCGCCGGCGACGACGCGGACGGCGAGGCGCGGATCCGCCCGGTCGACCGCGCGGACCTGCTCGGCGTGTTCCGCATCGAGAAGGCCGTGTTCACCCAGCCGTGGCCGTACGCGGCCTTCGAGGGGCTGCTCGACGCGCCGGGGTTTCTCGTCGCCGAGGGCGAGCCGGGCGGCGACGGTCGGCCGGACGCGGGCGGGAACGCGATCGACGAGGCCATCGACGCCGGCGACGTGGTCGGCTACGTCGTCGGCGACGTGACGCCGAACCACGGACAGGACATCGGCCACATCAAGGACCTCGCGGTGCGTCCCGACGCGCAGGGACGGGGGCTCGGCCGGCGACTGCTCCGGGCGTCGCTGTCGGAGCTGGCGGCGGCGGGCGCGAGCGTGGTGAAGCTGGAGGTGCGCGAGAGCAACCACCGCGCCCAGGACCTGTACGACGACGAGGGGTTCCGGCCGGGGCGGCGGATCCCGCGGTACTACGGCGACGGCGAGGCGGCGTTCGTGATGCGACTCGACCTGGGCGAGTGGGTCCGCGAGCGCAACGCGGGCGAGTCGTAAGCTGAAGCCACGGGGCGGACGATGACCATGATCCGGGTGAACATTCCTTTGGGTGGTCAGAACTGCTTCAACGACACAATACGGACTAAGTGAAGACCACTTCCACTACGCGTACCTTACGAACCGCGGGTATTTTATCCAACCGAGAAGATTTGTTGGCAATTGAATGGATGCGTTCGGGGATGCATCGGGCGATCTACGTAGTCTGTTGACGAAAGACTGTGATGTGTATGTCGCGGCTGTCGTTTGGGGCGATCGGATGTCATGTGCCAGGTGCGCGAACAAGACAGTCCGGCGGGTAACCGACGTTGCAGAGGCGAAGTGGAGGGATATGAATGATGTCCAGAAGCGGCGGATGATGGGGTGCTTCAGTGATAACGACCATCTGCAGTTCGGATATGCGAAATTCGAGCGTCATCAGCTACAATCCCTCCAGTTAAGCCATCTACTGTATCAGAATGTTTGTCTTCCACCGGACTGGGATCTCGCTCTTGAGGGATTCGCATATGGCGAAGTCTTGTTCGAGATGGGTGCTCCAGAAGAGCAACGCGCGACGTTTACATTCGATCGTGTAGCGTCAACACCTCAGTGTAAAGCGGTCAGAGATCATGTCCTCGAATTCGTGGGGGATGTTGAGGTGTCATATAAAGGCTCACGGAAAGAGGGAGGAATACAAGCTGCAGACTGTTTTGCAGGTGCTGTCGCTGAGGATCTGAAACGAGACACTGATTGGCTATCGTATATCGACGAGAGGCGGATCACTGAGAGTAGTTTCTCTTCACTCGCACAGCTCGAGAATAAGCTTCACGAGTATGAAACCGGACCGTGATTGGCCTCCCACCCG
This genomic stretch from Halobaculum roseum harbors:
- a CDS encoding non-canonical purine NTP pyrophosphatase — protein: MLRYVTTNPGKVREAREYLGDEVSQLDFDYTEIQADDLAPIAARGAREAYRHAGEPVLVDDAGLFVRGFDGFPGPYSAYVEDTIGVEAVRRLVDAELDDRRASFRCVLAYCDGEPFDASPDPIDRDDRVAAAATGAERDDAETEPLPVKLFEGVVRGEIVEARGDGGFGYDPIFEYDGSTFAEMDAAEKNAISHRGRALEKFGVWFAER
- a CDS encoding DUF7119 family protein — translated: MSHDRPGDGRDDEDRARGRGRPLGTRRADREAEVGEPVVRGDPAVTGERAERAARFDPDDDESLAEAAETVRRFASEAVAGDDNVVMLRGAAACAALVRGHGSYKAAAEAAGDGVQVSFIRKWARVHDLPESVRRHVARGHIAPTAAKHIARVAGDARFDLAWAVLDGGLTVREVRRAASAINDGTAPEAALRAEGVAPGTLSVDLPLDVYRRLRDRASLENREPGDVIADSLDAARKD
- a CDS encoding M20/M25/M40 family metallo-hydrolase, whose amino-acid sequence is MTVPDLRDLATRLCSFETTDGDEAAAAQWLRDRLADAGFETYTWEADPERLAEHSSFPNDPADIDAAGRPSVAGVLPFGDPAAGRTVVLNGHLDVVPADDDLWTSDPFDPVWGEADDGAETLTCRGAVDMKAAVAACVHAALDLREAVESGDLSIDGRVVVEAVAGEEEGGIGAAAAALDSPYPFDRDAALVAEPTELRAVTATEGTVMKRLEIAGRSAHAATRWNGVDTLPLFEEIRRAFTDLEAERCERVTHPLYGEYDVPWPVVCGRVEAGSWASTVPGTLTAEWRIGVAPGETVDEVEAEFEERLARIVAEDDWLREHPPEFDRFSIMFEPAEIDADEPVVRSLRAAMTDAGLSDTAPVGATYGADNRHYVAAGVPTVVFGPGSVERAHFPDETVRWAEVETARGVIRDAAAGFLAGD
- a CDS encoding deoxyuridine 5'-triphosphate nucleotidohydrolase; translated protein: MFESGAAVANHIDPVDDDQIQPNGVDLTVDALYEQAEAGRITRDGKRVGDRAEIEPEDGLYRLDPGAYVLQYGERLRIPDDHVGFVYPRSTLLRNSCMLNTAVWDAGYEGRGEGLLQVGHRIEIEPGARVAQFVLAAADHEGHYDGTYHGEG
- a CDS encoding aconitate hydratase — its product is MGQTITEQILDDHLVEGELTPGEEIGIEIDQVLTQDTTGTMVWLQFEALDLDEVQTELAAQYCDHQTYQFDFKNTDDHRFLRSAAGTFGAYFSRPGNGICHQVHKENFAAPGKTLLGSDSHTPTPGGLGQLAIGAGGLDIAVAMGGGPYYVEMPEVVNVQLTGELPDWATAKDVALHLLGELTVKGGVGKVLEYTGPGVEELTIPERTTITNLGTELGATSSIFGTDEKTKDWLARQDREEEYVDLSPDEDAEYAETIEVDLSSLEPLIAKPSMPDNVVPVREVAGEDVEQVIIGSCTNGAYEDILPGAKMLEGREVAKKTEMIVAPGSKQASEMLAREGWTAEMMAAGVNFSEATCGACIGIGHVPASDSVSLRTFNRNFEGRSGIEDDSVYLCSPEVATAAAITGEIVDPRDLADELGDLEAPGLEMGTKYGPGMGESDPDIISPDEAVDDDLIKGPNIGDVPLKDELASDIEGEALLKMEDNITTDHIIPATADILKFRSNIEKLSEFTLSRVDDTFAQRALDADGGFLVAGENYGQGSSREHAALCPMFLGVEGVLAQSFARIHKANLFNFGLVPLTIDEETYENIDQGDDVEIVDDVGEGVRNGATEFTVRVNDDWEATAHLDASERERKILAAGGKLSWTKQQHESGSGAAPADD
- a CDS encoding cytochrome b, coding for MSLERKGDHDHEGWLAGQDLTPLESGYLRILIWVDRRLRVVDYLELLESLYYRSNLQFPKSHTEQYDLDNKFWYWYPLYSLGFFSLLSYVVAAVSGALLGFYYVPAVGSAAPGEASIAYEQIAFVMQDLQFGFMLRSIHRWSAQVMTAAVFLHMLRVYFTGAYKEPRELNWLLGVVLISLTMLFGYTGYLLPWDQLAFWAGQIGVELFLSIPLVGEWVTQLLFGGFSPSQATLQRMYIVHVFLLPFVVTTLVAIHIGIVWVQGIAEPH
- a CDS encoding helix-turn-helix transcriptional regulator, whose amino-acid sequence is MTPATPLDDVEFLARSSHRVEVLRTLASGARSRADLHDTTGISQPTLGRILGAFEDRNWVERPNGEYALTPCGELIRAEFDGLLDTVDTVQRLGDVVESLPFADLDIDVGEFGDATVTRPENGNAFLHLRRIEELYYGADRARILSPTVAPGSIEEHRSRMAEFLHSDRHNEAIVSPEAMSQELTNGSLSWEPTGGPSEGPPPDEETAELIREALETGRVGSYLYEGEIPFMLGVADDVTMIAPTDERGVPTAVVETTNATARSWAEDLLDDYRDRSVKLTAETFL
- a CDS encoding GNAT family N-acetyltransferase, which encodes MTTSRGSAAGDDADGEARIRPVDRADLLGVFRIEKAVFTQPWPYAAFEGLLDAPGFLVAEGEPGGDGRPDAGGNAIDEAIDAGDVVGYVVGDVTPNHGQDIGHIKDLAVRPDAQGRGLGRRLLRASLSELAAAGASVVKLEVRESNHRAQDLYDDEGFRPGRRIPRYYGDGEAAFVMRLDLGEWVRERNAGES